The following are encoded together in the Leuconostoc mesenteroides subsp. mesenteroides ATCC 8293 genome:
- the rnr gene encoding ribonuclease R has translation MELEQLKSQLTGFLKANREQIFTAQNLADGLRMTDSQEYKQVVNALNASVRDGDAIDIKNGYQYNKNAGYTIGEYRANDKGFGFVKYDDELPDFFINPENTLQAMQGDTVRVSTLKPSPTPDRGPEGKVEEILEHAYERIVGTFSLGSEARNMIGELHLSDKKTMNFKVLVSGDGLTPNDGQVVVAEVTRFPDKIHPREIIATVTETLGYKDEPGMDILQIVYSKKVPNEFPQEVLDDALEIPSEVSESEWAGREDITEQTLVTIDGADTKDIDDAVVAWKLDNGNYHLGVHIADVSHYVTEGSSIDAEAYNRGTSVYLTDRVIPMLPRNISNGIASLNPNVVRLAMSAEMEIDPQGNVVNHRLHTSVMKSHARMTYDAVNKILEGDVFVQDEYAKLVPMFKVMGELHEILYNMRKKRGAIEFDAPEAQIIVDEDGKATDIKLRERGTAERMIESFMLAANETVAEHFDKLKVPFLYRIHETPDADRAKSFFEFSKALGHPVVGDPSKVTPIMLQKLMEDVAGDPAEQMISTMMLRAMKQAKYSPDPVGHFGLGAEYYTHFTSPIRRYPDLTVHRLIKWYERHGHGVQAQEKYASHLGKIGEDTSSRERRAIDTERDVDALKKAEYMMDKVNLEFDGVVNSALKFGLFISLENTVEGLVHISNLTDDHYEYDESHAALIGRSKHRIFQIGQKVRVKVLRVNKDERVVDFVLVNPEDAPTTDIRVASKAHGKFGKGRNRDERRKNERRGKSEGPRPKRAPLDSKQGHKQDSKRNF, from the coding sequence ATGGAACTAGAACAATTAAAATCACAGCTTACTGGCTTCTTGAAAGCTAACCGTGAGCAAATATTTACCGCACAAAACTTAGCTGACGGCTTAAGAATGACAGATAGCCAAGAATACAAGCAGGTTGTCAATGCTTTAAACGCTAGTGTACGTGACGGGGATGCTATCGACATCAAAAATGGTTATCAATATAACAAAAATGCTGGCTATACAATTGGCGAGTATCGTGCTAATGATAAGGGCTTTGGGTTTGTTAAATACGATGACGAATTACCTGACTTTTTTATTAACCCAGAAAATACACTACAAGCAATGCAGGGCGATACGGTACGTGTTTCAACATTAAAACCATCACCAACACCAGATCGTGGACCAGAAGGTAAAGTAGAAGAGATTCTTGAACATGCTTACGAGCGTATAGTAGGTACTTTTTCATTAGGTTCAGAAGCTCGCAACATGATTGGTGAATTACACCTCAGCGACAAGAAAACAATGAATTTTAAAGTGTTAGTTAGCGGTGACGGATTAACACCTAATGATGGTCAGGTAGTCGTAGCGGAAGTTACTCGTTTTCCTGATAAAATCCATCCACGAGAAATAATTGCTACGGTAACCGAAACACTTGGATATAAAGATGAACCAGGAATGGACATCTTACAAATCGTCTACAGTAAGAAAGTTCCAAATGAATTCCCGCAAGAGGTGTTAGATGATGCACTCGAAATTCCAAGTGAAGTTTCCGAATCTGAATGGGCTGGCCGAGAGGACATCACAGAGCAAACATTAGTTACAATTGATGGTGCTGACACGAAAGATATTGACGATGCTGTAGTTGCTTGGAAGTTAGACAATGGCAACTACCATCTGGGTGTGCACATTGCAGATGTTTCACACTATGTGACGGAAGGTTCTAGTATTGATGCTGAGGCTTATAATCGCGGTACATCTGTCTATCTGACTGATCGTGTTATTCCAATGCTGCCTAGAAATATATCTAACGGTATTGCTTCATTAAATCCAAACGTTGTGCGTTTGGCAATGTCTGCAGAGATGGAAATTGATCCACAAGGAAATGTAGTGAATCATAGACTTCATACCTCAGTTATGAAATCTCATGCTCGTATGACTTACGATGCAGTCAATAAAATTTTAGAGGGTGATGTTTTCGTCCAAGATGAGTACGCAAAATTAGTACCCATGTTTAAAGTGATGGGTGAGCTACATGAAATTCTGTATAATATGCGTAAAAAGCGTGGCGCAATAGAATTTGATGCACCTGAGGCACAAATTATTGTTGATGAAGATGGTAAAGCCACTGATATTAAGTTGCGAGAACGCGGTACCGCTGAACGAATGATTGAATCCTTCATGCTAGCGGCCAATGAAACCGTTGCCGAGCATTTTGATAAACTTAAAGTACCATTCTTGTACCGTATTCACGAGACGCCTGATGCTGATCGTGCTAAGTCGTTTTTTGAATTTTCAAAGGCTTTAGGGCACCCAGTTGTTGGTGATCCAAGTAAAGTAACACCGATCATGTTACAAAAGTTAATGGAAGATGTTGCCGGTGATCCTGCTGAACAAATGATTTCTACGATGATGTTGCGCGCGATGAAGCAAGCGAAATATTCACCGGATCCAGTTGGACACTTTGGTTTGGGTGCGGAGTATTATACTCACTTTACTTCACCAATTCGACGTTACCCCGATTTGACAGTTCATCGGTTGATTAAATGGTATGAGAGACATGGTCATGGTGTTCAAGCACAAGAAAAGTATGCTAGTCATCTTGGTAAAATTGGTGAAGATACAAGCTCACGTGAGCGTCGAGCCATTGATACTGAACGTGACGTTGATGCTTTGAAGAAGGCTGAATACATGATGGATAAAGTTAACCTTGAGTTTGATGGAGTAGTCAATTCAGCGTTGAAGTTTGGCTTGTTCATTAGTCTTGAGAATACAGTTGAAGGACTGGTTCATATTTCGAACTTAACTGATGATCATTATGAGTATGATGAGTCTCATGCTGCATTAATTGGCCGTTCGAAGCATCGTATTTTCCAAATTGGGCAAAAAGTACGAGTCAAGGTTTTGCGTGTTAATAAAGATGAGCGCGTAGTTGATTTTGTATTGGTTAATCCAGAAGATGCGCCAACGACAGATATTCGTGTAGCTTCAAAGGCACATGGTAAGTTCGGTAAAGGTCGCAATCGTGATGAGAGGCGTAAAAACGAGCGCCGTGGTAAATCAGAAGGACCACGTCCAAAGAGAGCACCCTTAGATAGTAAACAGGGGCATAAACAGGATAGCAAACGTAACTTTTAA
- the secG gene encoding preprotein translocase subunit SecG, translating into MEKLLTIALIVVGFLLIMTVMMQPSKQQDALSALSGGAGDLFAERKSRGFEAVMRRTTAVLGALWFVIGFALMYISAH; encoded by the coding sequence GTGGAAAAACTACTTACTATTGCTCTAATTGTTGTAGGCTTTTTGCTTATTATGACAGTTATGATGCAACCAAGTAAACAACAAGATGCATTATCAGCATTATCAGGTGGCGCAGGAGATTTGTTCGCAGAACGTAAGTCGCGTGGATTTGAAGCTGTTATGCGTCGTACAACAGCAGTGCTTGGGGCATTATGGTTTGTCATTGGATTTGCCTTAATGTACATTTCAGCACATTAA
- a CDS encoding TrmH family RNA methyltransferase: MERIISNQNARVKAWAKLATKKGRQENHTYLLDGLHLVEEAVKAGAKFHAIMATEKQMADYLPNVPHGVPAFEISEEVAKHIAGTNTPQGIFAEISLPEKTFDPSYVHDGAWLLLDKIQDPGNVGTLVRTADAAGFKGVVLGAGTADAFAPKVVRAMQGSQFHLEVLNGDLSEWVAALATNNLPVYGSQLNEKAKSYRDVEPSTQFGLIVGNEGQGMSAELAEKTTANLYIPIQGQAESLNVAIAGGILMFSLALGN, encoded by the coding sequence AAGGTCGTCAAGAGAATCATACTTATTTGCTCGATGGCTTGCATTTAGTTGAAGAGGCGGTTAAGGCTGGTGCAAAATTCCATGCAATAATGGCTACAGAAAAACAAATGGCTGACTATCTCCCAAATGTGCCTCATGGTGTTCCGGCTTTTGAAATCAGTGAAGAAGTTGCCAAACATATTGCTGGTACGAATACTCCACAAGGTATTTTTGCAGAGATTAGTTTACCTGAAAAGACATTTGATCCCAGCTATGTTCACGATGGTGCATGGTTGTTGTTAGATAAGATTCAAGACCCTGGAAATGTTGGCACATTAGTGCGAACAGCAGACGCAGCAGGTTTTAAAGGTGTTGTTTTAGGTGCTGGCACAGCTGATGCATTTGCTCCCAAAGTTGTACGTGCTATGCAAGGATCTCAATTCCATTTAGAAGTCTTGAATGGAGACTTAAGCGAGTGGGTTGCTGCCTTGGCAACTAATAATCTTCCAGTTTATGGTTCACAATTAAATGAAAAAGCAAAATCATATCGCGATGTTGAACCAAGCACACAATTTGGTTTAATTGTTGGTAATGAGGGACAAGGCATGTCAGCTGAATTAGCAGAAAAAACAACAGCCAACTTATACATTCCTATTCAAGGACAGGCTGAAAGTTTGAATGTAGCTATTGCTGGTGGTATTCTAATGTTTAGTTTGGCATTGGGAAACTAA